TTCACCTATGGGGGGCAAAAAGCGCAGCAacctacaaacacacacacacacacacacgcgtgagCTGGACTGTCCAGTTTTTCGAGGAAAAGGAAAGACAGAGAATCAACCCCGTCCGAGCAGAAGCCACGAACCTCGCCGTTTAATAccccacaaccaaccaaccacccTCTCTTCCGTGTTCCCGTTCCTAAACACCACTGACACACACCGATGCGAAATGGCTTCTTCACTCCAcgattttccacctttttttcttactcTTGTTGCATGCACCCTCCGCGATTGCCCTTTTTCTgtacttttatgttttatcaACGCACTGGTCACACACTCGGCTGCGTTTGTGGCttgctattttttattcgctctACGTGTACAAATAAGCAGTAAATCGTTTTGAATCCTAGCGCGACTACGCTCAACCCACATGAAACCTCAAACAGCACGACCCGGGATatttttcaagtttttttcacCTACATAAAACACTATGCGGTATTCAGCGCGACCACAGCGACGACACGACGCACACGACCACTTTCATCGAGTTCCGCGAAGATAATAAATTCTGGCTAGCGCAACATGGATGTGACAGCAGCGAAGCATTTCGGGtgctgaaatatttcaagggcTGTCAAATGGCGTCGCGTCTTTCGAACTGGAGTTTTCGAACTTGATCAGCGATTGTGtgagaatttaaattaatcgcTTGATATTCGAACAAACTGCTATTGCTTCAACTAGAGGTACAATTAAGAATGTATCATCATTCCCAATTATTTGACTGAACTTTTGTGGTTCAGATAAAATATCACGAAGCGGAAAGTACATCTTTCCATCGTTTTTTCctaaataatcaaaattcaatattatcaaaaaaaagattctcatGAATAATTTGTTATTGGCTGCTCTGTTGAAATTAGGGATTTAAGAGTGTTTTccaacaattaaataaaataacaatcaaaCTAATGACACAGTTTTAgttcgattttgtttcttttccttcaagCTCAAGTTAAAAAATCACTTTGAAAATGCTAAAACTAAACTGTGTGtaagagggagaaagagagagagagagagagagagagagagagagagagagagagagttacgaaagaaatggaaaataaatatttacattgtttaacaatcatttttttcgattgtaaatttaattttctcgaAACACTCCCCAAATCCGTCCAGTCcgttaattaattcatttgatGGTCGAACTCAGACATCTGCTCGAACGGATTGTTCGAGCACTTGACAGCTCCTTGGAAATTTCTTTTGTTCGATCGTTGCTTGGGAATCGACGCGCAAGACGGaagacattttcttttcaagccGTGTGAGTTTTCTGTGTGAAATAAAATCGTAAAATTTAAGCAACCAGCATCGTTTCACTGACCAGTGTATTGCGAATTCTTTTCCCCGTCACTACAGAAAACCATCGCTTGCAAGTGTTCGAGCTTACTCGCAGCATCGCAGCCAGTGACCTTCACGTGGAAGTAGTGCAATCTTTGCCGGCTAATTTTTCACCACTGTCGCCAAGAAGCCGTAACTaggcagcaagaaaaaagatgGGTGTACAGATTGTCCCAATTGCCAACGGTGACCGTAAGTATTGGGGAACGAAGTTTCGTGATGGGTTGGGTCACGGGcgggaaacaatttaaactgCTGGATTGCTTGTACGTGTTCGTGTCTCTTTTCACTTTAGAAACCACCTTCCCGAAACCGGGTCAAACTGCGGTCGTCCACTACACCGGAACGCTTGACGATGGCACGGTGTTCGATTCGTCGCGTACCCGTGGCAAACCGTTCAAGTTCTCGGTTGGCAAGGGTGAAGTGATCCGCGGCTGGGATGAAGGTGTTGCCCAGATGTCGGTCGGACAGCGGGCCAAGCTGGTGTGCTCGCCGGACTACGCCTACGGTAGCCGTGGCCACCCGGGTGTCATTCCGCCGAACGCTCGGTTGACCTTCGACGTGGAGCTGCTGCGAGTAGAATAAGCAGCATTCTCACGGGATGCTTGCGCACATACGTTTCACATGCAAATATTTACCAGATACACCGATGCATTGACCGATACCGATACCGAATGAAGTAAGATGACGACTCGTCTTGAAGTGTGGCAAATAATCGACGGGAGAGACGAGGCGAAAGAAAGTTGAtacgagcacacacacaacaaacacatcccTATCATCTTTCTTTCCTTGCAAACAACACATTCTTATCGTCTCGTTCGTAGCAGTCAGTATAGATTATCTTATGAACATCCATCACAAAACACAGCAGCATTATGGTTACATCTTAAAGCGAGCTACCTCCGTTCAATGTCACGCTTAATAATCAGTTCTATTggaaacgttaaaaaaaaaaacaagctcatCTTTAGTAGTTACGTTTTAACCTAACCTACCTAGTCTGTTTTTTCTTGAATAATGTCTAAATTAATTGTACATTCTGCACTGTAGAGATGTTACAAAGTCTCCATTTTTTAATTCCAAATTGCACCGAATTGCATTTAAATATAGCACAccggcaaaagaaaaagggtCGAGCAATTGGTTAGTAGAATGAATGGGAAAGTGGAAGTACCCTATAGCTAGAAGGTGGTAGCGTAATATGTGGTGCGAGAAGAATTGTTAAATCAAAAGCTAATAGCCGAAAGATAGATCGCTGGAAGAACCAATTCGCATATAATTAAGCTAATTACAAATTCCCCATTCATACAAATTCGCACATTCGTGGCTGATTgtgaacgatgatgatgatgataaaaatgatCCTACTTTTCAAGCACTTGCCAACTTGTCTTCTCTACGTAAATTAGCGCTCAGGGCGGAAGTTTCCTGTTTCTTGTTTGCTGTAGAAATACAATCATTCAGCACTCCACACGCAATATGCCGCAGAAGTCAGTTAGCGAATCTACCGGGTTAGGTGTTTTGGGTGTCCAGTTTGAAGCATTTATTCGTAAACATCATGCGTGCATCTCTCCTGGTGGAGGTAATTGCATCGATGGGAGTTTATCTCTGTTCGAGGAAAGATAGAGCATAGAGGACAGTTTAACCAGTTCAACCCTCCCCTTTTACATACATATTAGCTATCGTACTGCCCGGAGTGCAAACGAGTTTGGTAATTCAAAAGAATATCTACACAATATTGGTCATGATCGGAACAATGTGAAATTTACTGAAATTCAATAAACCATTATCTCTATACCAAATCAGAAATAATGCGTTGTGATTGTATTTAAAGAAGAAGCATTAATGGTACTCTTGTGTGGTTAGTGATAACGTCAAGAAGGTAAGCTTAGCAATTTAACACCTCAAGGAAGAATTTATGATGTTTGAAATAGTCTATTCCGGTCATCACACGTCAGGACctgtccaaaatcccatccggaccaattcccCGTAGGACAGACTATCCGACTATGTGGTAAAATtgagtctagtaagccagaaatggcagccaTGACCTTAGAAGGTCGTTCCGCCAAAAGAGATAGAACCCTTTCCCAAACAATTCTACacaaatgttttcataaatgGGATTTGTGTAATAGGACCATAAACTctacaaatttttttttttaattttttggaATTAAAGACAGCCATTTATTATTGCAATAATACAAATCATTAGCAAAAACCACCAACGtcgaaataaatacaaaaaacataattaaccCACCAAGGAATTCAAATACCATTTACGACTAATTGCAGTTACTCCTGTTCTTTCTAGCCCATTGAAGTTAAACCTCCTTTTCCTACTACTTCCTCTTCATCCCTAGTAGAAGAACAGTTCGGGGAAGTTATTCTCGTAGATAGGCCGCTGTCCGGTTCCCACATGTTTGCCCGGTTCGATCATTGTCGGCCCGCCTAATCCACCATTAGAGGCGAGCAACGAACCGGCCTGCACACTGCATGTGGCCGAGATTTGCCGTTCCGCCGACAGTGCGTTAAAGATTTCGTTCAGCTTGTTCTGGATGACGTCGTGCTTGGGTTCGGTTCGGCGTACCAAATCCTCGAAAGCCGTCTCGCGGAAAGTGCGCCCAATTGCCATCTGCTTTTCGCGTGCCTCCCGCTTGGAAGCTTCCGTCGGTTCGGCCAGCACGCGCTTCATCGATTCGAAGTTGTATTCGGACGCTAGCGAACGTTTCTGTACGCCAGGCGAACTGCTAACACTTTCGATGTCATTGTAGATAGAATCGACCACACTGTTCCGGACGGCACCTGGGAGCAGAACGAAAGCATGTGAGTAGAAGAACACGGAAAACAGGAAAGATCTACAATGGATACATACTGTGCGTGTCAACCCAGGAATGGCGATGAGCGGATATGTCTGTTTGATTGAGTGCGTACGGTGTGCCCGTCTGGACGCGGTTACTTTCCAGCCCGGCCTGCTGCAAACATTCAGCCACCGCCAGCTTGTCGATGAGTAGATGCGGCAGGTTGGTGTTTAGAGTGCTCGGTGCACTCTTATCGTTATCCATCAGGGGTGGCAGCAGATAAGATGCTTCCTCCTTTCGGGCCTGGATCAGCTTCTCAACGTACTCGACCAGCGAACCGATCCCGGTACAACGTCCGAGCAGAATCAGCAACGAAATGGCAATGCTGTGCAGATTGCAGCGATGCTTCGGCGAAAGTTCCACCTCGGTCACGGCTACTTGCTGTAGACTGTTGTCGTAGAAAAATGGAGAAGCAAAAAGTGAACGACGGTACTAATTGAGTTACGTGTGgttcaattcatttgattcGAGAGCGAACGGAAGTCCTtcaaagagaaagaaaaaacgataGGATGCACGGTCGTTGGGGATGTAATTGGTAATCTATCGATTTTGTGGATATTTTAAGTGCAGCATACTGAAAGAGATCCAAGGCAAATATGGACGAATGAAACCATATTTTTTGACAAACTTCCAGAACAATTGAAACAAGAAACGTCAGGTCACTGCAATTTCGATTGCACTATTTTCGTATCGAACAGGGTAAGGCGGATAGAAGGACATCACCCAATTCCCACATGCatctaaaagaaaaaactaaCTCACCCTagtaaaaacagcaaaacctcCTGCACCGTCTCACCGCACGCCATTTCCACGATTACCAGCGCGATCGTATTGTACGAAGACTTCAGCACCTCCAGATGGTTCTCCTGCGACATGCTCTCGATGATGGCCTGCAGTATGTTCGAAccgtacttgtgcgtgaacaGTATGTCCGACCGTGACGGGCTTTCGATGGTAAGCGTCGGATAGTGGCTTACGCTGATCACGTTCAGCAGGTGTTGGTTTTGATGCCGATCGAGTAGCTGC
This region of Anopheles marshallii chromosome 2, idAnoMarsDA_429_01, whole genome shotgun sequence genomic DNA includes:
- the LOC128710474 gene encoding peptidyl-prolyl cis-trans isomerase Fkbp12; the protein is MGVQIVPIANGDQTTFPKPGQTAVVHYTGTLDDGTVFDSSRTRGKPFKFSVGKGEVIRGWDEGVAQMSVGQRAKLVCSPDYAYGSRGHPGVIPPNARLTFDVELLRVE